A window of Flavobacterium flavigenum contains these coding sequences:
- a CDS encoding thioredoxin family protein has translation MSKFGELINAQVPVLIDFYTDWNESSVSMHPVIKDVAAALGDKAKVIKIDVDKNQELAEALRIKGLPTLMIYKEGQMIWRQSGELDANTIIGIVQDQFGS, from the coding sequence ATGTCAAAATTTGGAGAACTAATAAATGCACAGGTTCCTGTGTTGATCGATTTCTATACAGACTGGAATGAATCATCGGTTTCTATGCATCCTGTTATAAAGGATGTTGCAGCTGCACTTGGTGATAAGGCTAAGGTAATCAAGATTGATGTAGATAAAAATCAGGAACTGGCAGAAGCTTTACGTATTAAAGGTCTTCCTACTTTAATGATTTATAAAGAAGGACAGATGATCTGGAGACAGTCAGGAGAATTGGATGCTAATACCATTATTGGAATTGTTCAGGATCAGTTCGGTTCATAG